The following proteins are encoded in a genomic region of Bradyrhizobium sp. SK17:
- a CDS encoding ATP-binding protein has translation MPDFKALFEAVPGLYLVLTQPEFRIVAVSDAYLRATRTERAAILGRGLFEVFPDNPADPAADGVRNLRSSLERVVQFRRPDTMSVQKYDIRKPESEGGGFEERYWSPRNTPVFGPSGQFTYIIHRVEDVTSFIQLKQRGAEQDKLTDRLRERTEQMEAEIFMRAREVEEAREQLETEQKLRQVQKMEAVGHLTGGIAHDFNNILTVITGLIDILAEAVEHDAALSSVTKMISDAAFRGAEVTKHLLAFSRQQPLQPREANLNTLVQDTARLLRPSLGEQIEIDTALEPDAWPAFIDPNHMATALLNLAVNARDAMPDGGKLMLETSNVILDEVYAAANPDVRAGEYVMVAVSDTGGGIPAGIRDKVFEPFFTTKDTGKGTGLGLSMVYGFIKQSDGHLKIYSEEGHGTSIKLYLPRSMGDMVDVEPPPPVDTRGGHESILVVEDDPLVRNYVSAQLEQLGYRTMVTANGPEALAAVDNGFVCDVLFTDVIMSGGMNGRQVADAVVAKLPSVRVLFTSGYTEDAIIHHGRLDPDVTLLPKPYRKADLARMIRQVLTQPPASAVAAK, from the coding sequence ATGCCTGACTTCAAGGCGTTATTCGAGGCGGTGCCCGGCCTCTATCTGGTGCTGACCCAGCCTGAGTTCCGCATTGTGGCCGTGAGCGACGCCTATCTGCGCGCCACCAGGACCGAGCGCGCCGCAATCCTCGGCCGTGGGCTGTTCGAAGTCTTTCCCGACAATCCGGCTGATCCAGCCGCCGACGGGGTGCGCAATCTGCGCTCCTCGCTGGAGCGCGTGGTCCAGTTCCGCCGCCCCGACACCATGTCTGTGCAGAAATATGACATCCGCAAGCCCGAGTCGGAGGGCGGCGGCTTCGAGGAACGCTACTGGAGCCCGCGCAACACGCCGGTGTTCGGGCCGAGCGGACAATTCACCTACATCATCCATCGGGTCGAGGACGTCACCAGCTTCATCCAGCTGAAGCAGCGCGGCGCCGAGCAAGACAAGCTGACCGACCGGCTGCGCGAGCGCACCGAGCAGATGGAAGCGGAAATCTTCATGCGCGCCCGCGAGGTCGAGGAGGCCCGCGAGCAGCTTGAAACCGAGCAGAAGCTGCGCCAGGTGCAGAAGATGGAGGCCGTCGGCCACCTCACCGGCGGCATCGCGCACGACTTCAACAACATCCTGACCGTGATCACCGGCCTGATCGACATCCTCGCCGAGGCCGTCGAGCACGATGCCGCGCTGTCGTCGGTGACGAAGATGATCAGCGATGCAGCGTTTCGCGGCGCCGAGGTGACCAAGCATTTGCTGGCGTTCTCGCGGCAGCAGCCGTTGCAGCCGCGGGAAGCCAATCTCAACACGCTGGTGCAGGACACAGCCAGGCTGCTGCGCCCCTCGCTCGGCGAGCAGATCGAGATCGACACCGCGCTCGAGCCAGATGCCTGGCCGGCCTTCATCGATCCCAACCACATGGCGACCGCATTGCTCAATCTGGCGGTCAATGCCCGCGATGCGATGCCCGATGGCGGCAAGCTGATGCTGGAGACCAGCAACGTCATTCTCGACGAGGTCTATGCCGCCGCCAACCCGGACGTGCGAGCGGGCGAATATGTGATGGTCGCGGTCAGCGACACCGGCGGCGGAATCCCCGCAGGGATCCGCGACAAGGTGTTCGAACCGTTCTTCACCACCAAGGACACCGGCAAGGGCACCGGCCTCGGGCTGAGCATGGTCTACGGCTTCATCAAGCAATCCGACGGCCACCTCAAGATCTACTCCGAAGAGGGCCACGGCACGTCGATCAAGCTCTATCTGCCGCGCAGCATGGGCGACATGGTCGACGTCGAGCCGCCGCCTCCGGTCGACACGCGCGGCGGCCATGAATCCATCCTGGTGGTCGAGGACGATCCACTGGTCCGCAATTACGTCAGCGCTCAGCTCGAGCAGCTCGGCTACCGCACCATGGTCACGGCCAACGGGCCGGAAGCATTGGCCGCGGTCGACAACGGCTTCGTCTGCGACGTGCTGTTCACCGACGTGATCATGTCCGGCGGCATGAACGGCCGGCAGGTGGCCGATGCCGTGGTCGCAAAACTGCCCTCGGTGCGGGTGCTGTTCACCTCGGGCTATACCGAGGATGCGATCATCCACCACGGCCGTCTCGATCCCGACGTGACGCTACTGCCGAAGCCTTACCGCAAGGCCGATCTCGCGCGGATGATCCGCCAGGTGCTGACGCAGCCTCCGGCGTCGGCGGTGGCGGCCAAGTAG
- a CDS encoding class 1 fructose-bisphosphatase: METSPALHAHLEWPARQNPLRAATVKVIEALAGAAIELSRIIAAGPLAGIRGEGGGINPDGDRQTSIDIVADRLMRDALRTVPVAGVLSEEIELPETIDCDAPLCVAIDPLDGSANLANNISVGTIFSIRPKGHDVISTFFEPGTAQCAAGCFIYGPQTVLVLALDQHVDCFTLDPRTGEFVLTARDLRVPQGASEFAINASNRRHWSGPVRNYIDDCLAGVNGELGQDYNMRWIGSLVAEAYRILMRGGVFLYPADARKGYREGRLRLLYEAHPIALIMEWAGGAASSGRSRILELSARTPHQRVPLIMGSARAVRDVDAIHLTVEPLFESSDAPLFARRGLFR; this comes from the coding sequence GTGGAGACCAGTCCTGCATTGCATGCCCATCTGGAGTGGCCGGCGCGGCAAAACCCGTTGCGCGCCGCGACCGTCAAAGTCATCGAAGCGCTGGCCGGTGCCGCGATCGAACTCTCGCGCATCATCGCGGCCGGGCCGCTCGCCGGCATCCGCGGCGAGGGCGGCGGTATCAACCCCGACGGCGATCGCCAGACCTCCATCGATATCGTCGCCGACCGCCTGATGCGCGATGCGTTGCGTACCGTGCCGGTCGCTGGCGTCCTGTCGGAGGAGATCGAATTGCCGGAGACGATCGATTGCGACGCGCCGCTCTGCGTCGCGATCGATCCGCTCGATGGCTCGGCGAACCTCGCGAACAACATCTCGGTCGGCACCATTTTCTCGATCCGGCCGAAGGGCCACGACGTCATCTCGACCTTCTTCGAGCCCGGCACGGCGCAATGCGCCGCCGGCTGCTTCATCTACGGTCCGCAAACGGTGCTGGTGCTGGCGCTCGATCAACATGTCGACTGCTTCACGCTCGACCCGCGAACCGGCGAGTTCGTCCTGACCGCGCGGGACCTGCGGGTGCCGCAGGGCGCGTCGGAGTTCGCCATCAATGCCTCGAACCGGCGGCACTGGAGCGGCCCGGTGCGCAACTACATCGACGACTGCCTTGCCGGGGTCAACGGCGAACTCGGCCAGGACTACAACATGCGCTGGATCGGCTCGCTGGTGGCGGAAGCCTACCGCATCCTGATGCGCGGCGGCGTGTTCCTGTATCCGGCCGATGCGCGCAAGGGATACCGCGAGGGCCGGTTGCGTCTGCTGTACGAAGCCCACCCGATCGCGCTGATCATGGAATGGGCCGGCGGCGCCGCGTCGAGTGGCCGCTCGCGGATCCTCGAATTGTCGGCGCGGACGCCGCATCAGCGGGTGCCGCTCATCATGGGATCGGCGCGCGCCGTGCGCGACGTCGATGCGATCCACCTGACCGTCGAGCCGTTGTTCGAGAGCAGCGATGCCCCGCTGTTCGCGCGGCGCGGCCTGTTCCGCTGA
- a CDS encoding TetR/AcrR family transcriptional regulator produces the protein MTGIIQKHGSAMNRNDKDQTEQALAAPVPERRGRGRPQLRSDEETRALIYDAARREFSARGFAAASIADVACRAGVSTKTLYRLVPTKLALFEGTVTDRMDRFISAVNLGACDGRDIATALERALLACAELILDVEVIALQRIILADSDKFPDIAEMFYDKAMQRTLGALAAWLGVQQGRGRIAVDDAQAAAGMLLGMLVFQPQRDVMYGHRPPLSRAQVEARAKACATLFLSGCAVPADQSRSSFDR, from the coding sequence ATGACAGGCATCATCCAAAAGCATGGCTCGGCGATGAACCGGAATGACAAAGATCAGACTGAGCAGGCTCTGGCGGCGCCGGTGCCGGAGCGGCGCGGCCGCGGCCGGCCGCAACTGCGCTCCGACGAGGAGACCCGCGCGCTGATCTATGATGCTGCGCGGCGCGAGTTCTCGGCGCGCGGCTTCGCTGCGGCCAGCATCGCCGACGTCGCCTGCCGCGCCGGTGTCTCCACCAAGACGCTGTACCGGCTGGTGCCGACCAAGCTGGCGCTGTTCGAGGGCACGGTGACGGACCGGATGGACCGCTTCATCTCCGCGGTGAATCTCGGCGCGTGCGACGGCCGCGATATCGCAACCGCACTGGAGCGGGCGCTGCTGGCCTGTGCCGAACTCATCCTCGATGTCGAGGTCATCGCGCTTCAGCGCATCATCCTGGCCGACAGCGACAAATTCCCCGATATCGCCGAGATGTTCTACGACAAGGCGATGCAGCGGACGCTTGGCGCGCTGGCGGCGTGGCTGGGCGTGCAGCAGGGGCGAGGACGGATCGCCGTCGATGACGCGCAGGCCGCCGCGGGCATGCTGCTCGGGATGCTCGTCTTCCAGCCGCAACGCGACGTGATGTACGGCCACCGGCCGCCGTTGTCGCGGGCGCAGGTCGAGGCCCGGGCCAAGGCCTGTGCGACGCTTTTCCTGTCCGGATGCGCGGTGCCGGCCGATCAGAGCCGATCCAGCTTCGACCGCTGA
- a CDS encoding phosphoribulokinase, translating into MSRRHPIISITGSSGAGTTSVKKTFENIFRRENVVAAYIEGDAFHRYDRAEMRSLMAERAERGNKHFSHFSPETNLFEELEKLFSDYAETGTGTTRHYVHDEEEARLYGAKPGTFTAWEALPENSDLLFYEGLHGAVVTDKVNVAQHADLKIGVVPVINLEWIQKLHRDRSHRGYSTEAVTDTILRRMPDYVNYICPQFTETDINFQRVPTVDTSNPFIARWIPTPDESMVVIRLKNPRGIDFPYLLSMIPNSFMSRANSIVVHGAKLDLAMQLILTPLILQLIERKRRTI; encoded by the coding sequence ATGTCTCGCAGGCATCCCATCATCTCGATCACCGGCTCGTCCGGCGCCGGCACCACCTCGGTGAAGAAGACGTTCGAGAACATCTTCCGCCGCGAGAACGTGGTCGCGGCCTATATCGAGGGCGACGCGTTCCATCGCTACGACCGCGCCGAGATGCGCAGCCTGATGGCGGAGCGGGCCGAGCGCGGCAACAAGCACTTCAGCCATTTCAGCCCCGAGACCAATCTGTTCGAGGAGCTGGAGAAGCTGTTCAGCGACTATGCCGAGACCGGTACCGGAACGACGCGGCACTATGTGCACGATGAGGAGGAGGCACGGCTCTACGGCGCCAAGCCAGGCACCTTCACCGCCTGGGAGGCACTGCCGGAGAATTCCGACCTGCTGTTCTATGAAGGCCTGCATGGCGCCGTGGTCACCGACAAGGTGAACGTCGCGCAGCACGCCGACCTCAAGATCGGAGTCGTGCCGGTGATCAACCTCGAATGGATCCAGAAACTGCATCGCGATCGCAGCCACCGCGGCTACTCCACCGAGGCGGTGACCGACACCATCCTGCGTCGCATGCCGGACTACGTGAACTACATCTGCCCGCAATTCACCGAAACCGACATCAACTTCCAGCGCGTGCCGACGGTCGACACCTCGAACCCGTTCATCGCGCGCTGGATCCCCACCCCCGATGAATCGATGGTCGTGATCCGGCTGAAGAACCCGCGCGGCATCGATTTTCCGTATCTGCTCTCGATGATCCCGAACAGCTTCATGTCGCGCGCCAATTCGATCGTGGTTCACGGCGCCAAGCTCGACCTCGCGATGCAGCTCATCCTGACCCCGCTGATCCTGCAACTGATCGAACGAAAGAGGCGAACGATATGA
- a CDS encoding HlyD family secretion protein has protein sequence MSQDETAFKAESQVPAETAKQLIGSAEAPAPTAAKGKLRRLLLAGAALAVLAGGGWYGWDYWTVGRFQVSTDDAYVKADNTTIAPKVSGYLSAVLVGDNEHVRAGQILARIDDRDFKVALDQTKADVAAAEAAITSKRAQLDVQHSVIEAARATLAVDSATQTFAEQENKRYTDLAGTGFGSVQNAQQAQSRYASAQAAVARDTANLASALRQVELLKADIAQAVAAQGRATALQHQAELNLGYTTISAPIDGVVGNRTLRTGQFVQAGTQLMSLVPATGAYVIANYKETQLTNVRKGQPVEIEVDMFPGQVVRGHVDSLAPASGQEFALLPPDNATGNFTKVVQRIPVKIALDATPVELRPGMSVIPTIATASQPAEAPRSGTSPKLAVASFK, from the coding sequence ATGAGCCAAGATGAGACCGCCTTCAAGGCCGAGAGCCAGGTTCCGGCCGAGACCGCCAAGCAATTGATCGGCAGCGCGGAGGCCCCGGCGCCGACCGCTGCGAAAGGCAAGCTGCGCCGCCTGCTGCTGGCCGGCGCGGCCCTCGCCGTCCTCGCGGGCGGCGGCTGGTACGGCTGGGATTACTGGACGGTCGGCCGCTTTCAGGTCTCGACCGACGACGCCTATGTGAAGGCCGACAACACGACGATCGCGCCAAAGGTCTCCGGCTATCTCAGCGCGGTCTTGGTCGGCGACAACGAGCACGTGCGCGCCGGCCAGATCTTGGCACGGATCGACGATCGCGATTTCAAGGTGGCGCTGGACCAGACCAAGGCCGACGTCGCGGCCGCGGAAGCCGCGATCACCAGCAAGCGCGCCCAGCTCGACGTGCAGCATTCGGTGATCGAAGCCGCTCGCGCAACGCTCGCCGTCGACAGCGCGACGCAGACCTTCGCCGAGCAGGAGAACAAGCGCTACACCGACCTCGCCGGCACCGGCTTCGGCAGCGTGCAGAACGCGCAGCAGGCGCAGTCGCGTTACGCCAGCGCGCAGGCCGCCGTGGCCCGCGACACCGCGAACCTGGCCTCCGCGCTCCGCCAGGTCGAGTTGCTCAAGGCCGACATCGCCCAGGCTGTCGCGGCGCAGGGACGCGCCACCGCGCTCCAGCATCAGGCCGAGCTGAACCTCGGCTACACCACCATCAGTGCGCCGATCGACGGCGTGGTCGGCAACCGCACCCTGCGCACCGGCCAGTTCGTCCAGGCCGGCACGCAGCTGATGTCGCTGGTGCCAGCCACCGGCGCCTATGTGATCGCGAACTACAAGGAGACGCAGCTCACCAATGTCCGCAAGGGCCAGCCGGTCGAGATCGAGGTCGACATGTTCCCGGGCCAGGTCGTGCGCGGCCATGTCGACAGCCTGGCGCCCGCCAGCGGCCAGGAGTTCGCGCTGCTGCCGCCGGATAACGCCACCGGCAACTTCACCAAGGTGGTGCAGCGCATCCCCGTCAAGATCGCGCTCGACGCGACGCCGGTCGAGTTGCGGCCCGGCATGTCCGTGATCCCGACCATCGCAACTGCGTCACAACCTGCCGAGGCGCCGCGCTCCGGCACCTCTCCCAAGCTCGCTGTCGCCTCCTTCAAATAG
- a CDS encoding MDR family MFS transporter, whose protein sequence is MSDLALSSPAAAPRAAATAIDPNRASMAVWISIVAAMIGAFMAILNIQITNASLLNIEGGIGTGVDNGSWISTSYLIGEIVVIPLTDYLSRVFSFRKIILSFATLFAAFSVACAFTHDLPSMIAMRGLQGFFGGVLIPMAFTLVFTKLPKVQQPIGLAMFALAVTFAPAIGPTIGGYLTENYGWQTIFFVNVVPTVVMVTTLYLTLERQPMQLQLLREGDWLGIATMAIGLASLQAVLEEGNKDDWFGSPFIVKLAVIAAVSLTLFIWIELVVEKPLIRLRLLTQRSFGFGTISAVFVGFALFGSVYLLPAYLGQVQRYNAEQIGQVLAWTGLPQLILIPLVPKLMQRFDARFIAFTGMLLFAVSSFMNIQMSLDYSGDQFFVPNIVRAIGQAIMLAPLSAVSLGSVAPQDAPAASGISNMMRNLGGAIGTALLSTIVTKREQFHSNIIGQSVHLGREEVRARIAEVTNYFLSHGVADPATAHNQAIVAIGNIVKRQALVLGFSDAFAVIGIVLVLAAIAILLTGKPKNTAGGGAAH, encoded by the coding sequence ATGTCCGACCTCGCGCTCTCCTCCCCGGCTGCCGCGCCCCGCGCGGCAGCGACCGCGATCGATCCCAACCGCGCCAGCATGGCGGTGTGGATTTCCATCGTCGCGGCGATGATCGGCGCCTTCATGGCGATCCTCAACATCCAGATCACCAACGCCTCGCTGCTCAACATCGAAGGCGGCATCGGCACCGGGGTCGACAACGGCTCCTGGATCTCGACGTCCTATCTGATCGGCGAGATCGTGGTGATCCCGCTGACCGACTATCTCAGCCGCGTCTTCTCCTTCCGCAAGATCATCCTCAGCTTCGCGACGCTGTTCGCGGCCTTCTCGGTCGCCTGTGCCTTCACCCACGACCTGCCCTCGATGATCGCGATGCGCGGCTTGCAGGGTTTCTTCGGCGGCGTGCTGATCCCGATGGCTTTCACGCTTGTTTTCACCAAGCTGCCGAAGGTGCAGCAGCCGATTGGGCTTGCGATGTTCGCGCTCGCCGTGACCTTTGCCCCGGCGATCGGCCCGACCATCGGCGGCTACCTGACCGAGAATTACGGCTGGCAGACCATCTTCTTCGTCAACGTGGTCCCGACCGTGGTGATGGTCACGACCCTCTATCTCACGCTGGAGCGGCAACCGATGCAGTTGCAGTTGCTCCGCGAGGGCGACTGGCTCGGCATCGCCACAATGGCGATCGGTCTGGCGTCGCTGCAAGCCGTGCTCGAGGAAGGCAACAAGGACGACTGGTTCGGCTCGCCGTTCATCGTCAAGCTCGCTGTGATCGCAGCCGTCAGCCTCACTCTGTTCATCTGGATCGAGCTCGTGGTCGAGAAGCCGCTGATCCGGCTGCGCCTCTTGACCCAGCGCAGCTTCGGCTTCGGCACCATCTCGGCGGTGTTCGTCGGCTTCGCGCTGTTCGGCTCGGTCTATCTGCTGCCGGCCTATCTCGGCCAGGTGCAGCGCTACAATGCCGAGCAGATCGGCCAGGTGCTGGCCTGGACCGGCCTGCCGCAGCTCATCCTGATCCCGCTGGTGCCGAAGCTGATGCAGCGCTTCGATGCCCGCTTCATCGCCTTCACCGGCATGCTGCTGTTCGCGGTCTCGTCCTTCATGAACATCCAAATGTCGCTCGATTACTCCGGCGACCAGTTCTTCGTGCCGAACATCGTCCGCGCGATCGGCCAGGCGATCATGCTGGCGCCGCTGTCGGCCGTCAGCCTCGGCAGCGTCGCGCCGCAGGATGCGCCGGCGGCCTCCGGCATCTCCAACATGATGCGCAACCTCGGTGGCGCGATCGGCACGGCGCTGCTGTCGACCATCGTCACCAAGCGCGAGCAGTTCCACTCCAACATCATCGGCCAGTCCGTGCACCTCGGCCGCGAGGAAGTGCGCGCCCGGATCGCCGAAGTCACCAACTACTTCCTGAGCCACGGCGTCGCCGACCCCGCCACCGCGCACAACCAGGCGATCGTGGCGATCGGCAACATCGTCAAGCGCCAGGCCCTGGTGCTGGGCTTCAGCGACGCCTTCGCCGTGATCGGTATCGTGCTGGTGCTCGCCGCGATCGCGATCCTCTTGACCGGCAAGCCG
- a CDS encoding LysR family transcriptional regulator encodes MAGNFSRDLTIRQLRALSTVHEAGSITSAANRLNLTQPAVTLQLRNLQALAGLPLIQRTGDGMAVTDAGAHVLTLVERIEAALKDCEQSLDMIAGRSGGRVAMGAVSTAKYFVPFAIAAFSRRFPKIEVTLRIGNREEIRDALRGYDLDIAVMGRPPADVEVEMKPLGRHPHFIIAAPDHRLARRRHVAAPELANETFITREQGSGTRMLMQQYFERVGLEPKLGMAMDSNETIKQAVMAGLGIAFISQHTVFHELEDGRLVVLKVKGLPIVRQWHAIRRTDKILLPPAQAMLDFLGKEGWRYLPNSR; translated from the coding sequence ATGGCCGGCAACTTCTCGCGCGACTTGACGATCCGCCAGCTGCGCGCACTGTCCACCGTGCATGAGGCGGGCTCGATCACGTCGGCGGCGAACCGCCTCAACCTGACGCAGCCGGCGGTGACGCTGCAACTCCGCAACCTGCAAGCGCTTGCGGGATTGCCGCTGATCCAGCGCACCGGCGACGGCATGGCGGTGACGGATGCCGGCGCGCATGTGCTGACGCTGGTCGAGCGGATCGAGGCGGCGCTCAAGGACTGCGAGCAATCGCTCGACATGATCGCCGGCCGCAGCGGCGGACGCGTGGCGATGGGCGCGGTCTCGACCGCGAAATACTTCGTGCCGTTCGCGATCGCGGCGTTCTCGCGCCGCTTTCCCAAGATCGAAGTGACGCTGCGGATCGGCAACCGCGAGGAGATCCGCGACGCGCTGCGCGGTTATGATCTCGACATCGCCGTCATGGGCCGGCCGCCCGCCGATGTCGAGGTCGAGATGAAGCCGCTCGGCCGGCATCCGCATTTCATCATCGCCGCACCCGATCACCGGCTGGCACGACGGCGGCACGTCGCCGCACCGGAGCTCGCCAATGAAACCTTCATCACCCGCGAGCAAGGTTCAGGCACGCGGATGCTGATGCAGCAATATTTCGAGCGGGTCGGACTGGAGCCGAAGCTCGGCATGGCGATGGACAGCAACGAGACCATCAAGCAGGCGGTCATGGCCGGGCTCGGCATCGCCTTCATCTCCCAGCACACGGTTTTTCATGAACTGGAGGACGGCCGGCTGGTGGTGCTCAAGGTCAAGGGCCTGCCGATCGTCCGGCAGTGGCACGCGATCAGGCGCACCGACAAGATCCTGCTGCCGCCCGCACAGGCCATGCTGGATTTCCTGGGCAAGGAGGGCTGGCGTTATCTGCCCAATTCGCGCTAG
- the tkt gene encoding transketolase — MTALASVARRPDVSHDEMANAIRFLAIDAVERAKSGHPGMPMGMADVATVLFTDFLKFDPADPAWPDRDRFVLSAGHGSMLLYALLYLTGYESMTLDQLKAFRQWGSQTPGHPEHGHTPGVETTTGPLGQGIATAVGMALAERLMNARFGHDLVDHYTYVIAGDGCLMEGLSHEAISLAGHLRLNRLIVLFDDNHISIDGATSLSCSDDQVARFQASGWNVCRIDGHDPQAITAAIRQARSSDRPSLIACRTVIGFGAPNRQGSEKVHGAPLGTDEVAKTRSALHWPYPAFEIPDAVLAEWRELGGRGRDARRAWIERSRAACKGERSPFHDALNRKLPCAYAEAMTKLVQRFASEKPKLATRQASQQVIDVIADALPNLLGGSADLTHSNLTLAKSQVPVRPDTLDGSYIHYGIREHGMAAAMNGIALHGGFIPYGGTFLSFADYSRPAIRLAALMGIRVIHVMTHDSIGLGEDGPTHQPVEHLAALRAIPNLLVFRPADAVETAEAWDCALRAESSPSILCLSRQALPTVRDGSKDNQVALGAYVLVEPAFGRDVTLIATGSEVAIALEAAKLLAEGGVQAAVVSAPCFDLFRQQPSDYRAEVLGSAPRVGVEAAVEGDWTRWLGDDGAFVGMTGFGASAPADVLYREFGITPAAVAAAAKQLIQPAN, encoded by the coding sequence ATGACCGCGCTTGCGTCCGTTGCCCGCCGCCCCGACGTCAGCCACGACGAGATGGCCAACGCGATCCGCTTCCTCGCCATCGACGCGGTGGAGCGGGCGAAGTCCGGCCATCCCGGCATGCCGATGGGCATGGCCGATGTCGCGACCGTGCTGTTCACCGACTTCCTGAAATTCGATCCGGCCGATCCGGCCTGGCCCGACCGCGACCGCTTCGTGCTGTCGGCAGGGCACGGCTCGATGCTGCTCTATGCGCTGCTCTACCTGACCGGCTACGAGAGCATGACGCTCGATCAGCTCAAGGCGTTCCGGCAATGGGGATCGCAGACCCCGGGTCATCCGGAGCATGGCCACACGCCCGGCGTGGAGACCACGACCGGTCCGCTGGGGCAGGGCATCGCGACCGCGGTCGGCATGGCGCTCGCCGAGCGATTGATGAACGCGCGCTTCGGCCACGACCTCGTCGACCATTACACCTATGTGATCGCCGGCGATGGTTGCCTGATGGAGGGCCTCAGCCATGAGGCGATCTCGCTCGCCGGCCATTTGCGGCTCAACCGCCTGATCGTGCTGTTCGATGACAATCACATCTCGATCGACGGCGCCACCTCGCTGTCCTGCTCGGACGACCAGGTTGCGCGATTCCAGGCCAGCGGCTGGAACGTGTGCCGCATCGACGGCCACGATCCGCAGGCGATCACTGCTGCGATCCGGCAGGCGCGGTCGAGCGATCGTCCGTCGCTGATCGCCTGCCGCACCGTGATCGGGTTCGGCGCGCCGAACCGGCAGGGCAGTGAGAAGGTGCATGGCGCGCCGCTCGGCACCGACGAGGTGGCGAAGACCCGCAGCGCGCTGCACTGGCCGTATCCGGCCTTCGAGATTCCCGATGCCGTGCTGGCCGAATGGCGCGAGCTCGGCGGCCGCGGCCGCGATGCGCGGCGCGCCTGGATCGAGCGGTCGCGTGCCGCCTGCAAGGGCGAGCGGTCTCCGTTCCATGATGCGCTGAACCGGAAACTGCCCTGCGCCTATGCCGAGGCGATGACGAAGCTCGTGCAGCGCTTTGCAAGCGAGAAGCCGAAGCTCGCCACCCGCCAGGCCTCGCAGCAGGTCATCGACGTGATCGCGGACGCCTTGCCGAACCTGCTCGGCGGCTCCGCCGACCTCACGCATTCCAATCTCACGCTGGCGAAATCGCAGGTTCCGGTGCGGCCGGACACGCTCGACGGCAGCTACATCCACTACGGCATCCGCGAGCACGGCATGGCCGCGGCGATGAACGGCATCGCGCTGCATGGCGGCTTCATTCCCTATGGCGGCACCTTCCTCAGCTTCGCCGACTACAGCCGGCCGGCGATCCGTCTCGCGGCACTGATGGGCATCCGGGTCATCCATGTGATGACCCATGACTCGATCGGGCTTGGCGAGGACGGGCCGACGCACCAGCCGGTCGAGCATCTGGCGGCGCTGCGGGCGATCCCGAACCTGCTGGTGTTCCGTCCGGCCGACGCGGTCGAGACCGCGGAAGCCTGGGACTGCGCGCTGAGGGCGGAGAGCTCGCCGTCGATCCTCTGCCTGTCGCGGCAGGCGCTGCCGACGGTTCGCGACGGCAGCAAGGACAACCAGGTCGCGCTCGGCGCCTACGTTCTGGTCGAGCCGGCCTTCGGGCGTGACGTCACCCTGATTGCAACGGGTTCGGAGGTGGCGATCGCGCTCGAAGCCGCAAAGCTGCTGGCGGAAGGAGGAGTGCAGGCCGCGGTCGTCTCGGCCCCGTGCTTCGACCTGTTCCGCCAGCAGCCGAGCGACTATCGCGCAGAGGTGCTGGGCAGTGCGCCGCGTGTCGGCGTGGAAGCTGCCGTCGAAGGCGACTGGACGCGCTGGCTCGGTGACGACGGCGCTTTCGTGGGCATGACCGGCTTCGGCGCTTCGGCGCCGGCCGACGTGCTGTACCGCGAGTTCGGCATCACGCCCGCGGCGGTCGCTGCCGCAGCGAAACAGCTCATTCAACCAGCGAATTGA